From Syntrophorhabdaceae bacterium, one genomic window encodes:
- a CDS encoding pyruvate carboxylase subunit B: MNENNPVKITDLTLRDGHQSLFATRMTTEDMRPIMEKMDSIGFYSVEVWGGATFDVMTRFLNEDPWDRVRIFKQKMPNTKLQMLLRGQNLVGYRNYADDVVEAFVERAASSGIDIFRVFDALNDERNFISSFKAIKKHGKQIQGSVSYALTERKLGGPIFTTDYYVKKARIIEEMGADSFCIKDMAGIISPYDAYDLVTALKSNLKIPVHLHTHYTSGMASMASLKAIEAGVDGIDTCIAPFALRSSHAPVEPILVTLQDTPRDPLLDLKKFPEINDYLESVIPRYVQFSDTTRFSVIDIGVLMHQIPGGMISNLVSQLKQAKALHRLYEVFEEIPRTRADMGYPPLVTPTSQIVGVQSVLNVIAGRYKMITKEVKDYFYGLYGRPPAPVNPEVQKKALKGYDRGETPINVRPADILEPELNKAKEAIKDISDKMEDVLIYALYPMTGLEFLKKKYAR, encoded by the coding sequence ATGAATGAAAACAATCCGGTAAAAATAACAGACCTCACGCTGAGAGACGGCCATCAGTCGCTCTTCGCAACCAGGATGACCACTGAGGATATGCGGCCCATCATGGAAAAAATGGACAGCATCGGCTTTTACTCGGTAGAGGTCTGGGGTGGAGCCACTTTTGATGTTATGACCCGTTTCTTGAATGAGGACCCCTGGGACAGGGTCAGAATTTTCAAACAGAAAATGCCGAACACCAAACTCCAGATGCTCTTGCGCGGTCAGAATCTTGTGGGCTACAGGAATTATGCGGATGACGTTGTAGAGGCTTTCGTGGAAAGGGCAGCGAGTTCGGGCATCGACATATTCAGGGTTTTCGACGCCCTCAACGATGAGCGGAATTTCATCTCCTCGTTTAAGGCTATAAAAAAACATGGCAAGCAGATCCAGGGTTCGGTCTCTTATGCGCTCACAGAAAGGAAATTGGGCGGGCCAATATTCACTACCGATTACTATGTTAAGAAGGCCCGAATCATAGAAGAGATGGGGGCCGATTCTTTCTGCATCAAGGACATGGCCGGCATCATATCTCCCTATGACGCTTACGATCTCGTGACAGCACTAAAATCGAATCTGAAAATTCCGGTCCACCTGCACACGCACTACACGAGCGGGATGGCCTCTATGGCGTCTCTGAAGGCCATCGAGGCCGGGGTAGACGGTATCGATACCTGTATTGCGCCGTTCGCGCTGCGAAGTTCCCATGCACCCGTGGAACCGATTCTTGTCACATTGCAGGATACGCCACGCGATCCTCTTCTTGATCTAAAGAAATTCCCCGAGATAAACGATTACCTGGAAAGTGTCATTCCCAGATATGTCCAGTTTTCAGACACAACAAGATTTTCGGTTATAGACATCGGCGTGCTCATGCACCAGATACCCGGCGGCATGATCAGCAACCTGGTCAGCCAGCTCAAACAGGCAAAGGCACTGCACCGGCTCTATGAAGTTTTTGAGGAGATACCCAGAACAAGGGCTGATATGGGCTATCCGCCTCTTGTCACACCGACAAGCCAGATAGTAGGCGTGCAGTCAGTACTCAACGTGATCGCGGGCAGATACAAGATGATCACGAAAGAGGTCAAGGACTATTTCTACGGCCTCTACGGCAGACCGCCGGCGCCGGTAAATCCGGAGGTGCAGAAAAAAGCATTGAAGGGGTACGATCGCGGCGAGACTCCCATTAACGTGAGGCCTGCGGACATACTGGAGCCGGAACTGAACAAGGCAAAAGAGGCTATCAAGGACATATCAGACAAAATGGAAGATGTCCTTATCTACGCGCTTTACCCGATGACGGGACTTGAGTTCTTAAAAAAGAAATACGCCAGGTAA